Proteins from a single region of candidate division KSB1 bacterium:
- a CDS encoding phosphoribosylanthranilate isomerase: protein MVKVKVCGITNLEDARLACGFGADALGFIFYKKSPRFVSSVAAKSIIDSLPPFVGTVGVFVNALLSEINQILKTVPIKLIQLHGDESWDYCRQIPLPVLKVFRVKNGFDLSIIKKYKTSGFLLDTYHDQSYGGTGKTFNWNIAKEAKKYGPIVVSGGLNARNVREAVEFVHPYAVDVCSGVEAEPGKKDSEKLKAFFQEIRKTANYDE, encoded by the coding sequence ATGGTCAAGGTAAAGGTCTGCGGAATTACAAATCTTGAGGACGCCCGGCTTGCCTGTGGATTTGGCGCAGACGCCCTGGGATTCATTTTTTACAAAAAGAGCCCGCGATTCGTCAGTTCTGTTGCCGCCAAATCGATCATCGATTCATTACCGCCTTTTGTAGGCACAGTAGGCGTATTTGTAAACGCACTGTTGAGCGAAATAAACCAAATTTTGAAAACCGTGCCTATAAAACTCATTCAACTACACGGAGATGAATCGTGGGATTACTGCCGGCAGATTCCGCTGCCGGTTTTAAAGGTCTTTCGAGTCAAAAACGGTTTTGATTTAAGCATCATAAAAAAATACAAAACATCCGGCTTTCTATTAGATACTTATCATGATCAGAGTTACGGCGGTACGGGTAAAACCTTCAATTGGAATATTGCAAAAGAAGCCAAAAAGTACGGTCCGATTGTAGTTTCCGGGGGGCTTAACGCAAGGAATGTTCGCGAAGCCGTGGAGTTTGTTCATCCCTATGCAGTCGATGTCTGCAGCGGTGTGGAAGCGGAGCCCGGCAAAAAAGACTCCGAAAAATTAAAAGCATTTTTCCAGGAAATCCGTAAAACAGCGAACTACGATGAGTGA